A window of the Cystobacter fuscus genome harbors these coding sequences:
- a CDS encoding SIMPL domain-containing protein, producing the protein MLSPRAVLLSALLLGLPMQGALAQPRPPAVVPVTATQERTIRVEGQGEVKVAPDEAFIDLAVETRAPSAQAAAEANAKKMDKVITALVQAGVARKDLETRNYSVSMEFEPPVPGVEAPKPRGYQVNNTVQVHVRDLTKVGPLLDTALKAGANRVDSVRFGLSKPETGRDGALRDAVARARQSAQVLATALGVKLGPVLDASTISEPVRPMPLARFAMATAESADVTTPIQPQEQTVQATVTLIYAIEK; encoded by the coding sequence ATGCTGTCGCCCCGTGCCGTGCTGTTGTCCGCCCTGCTGCTGGGTCTCCCGATGCAAGGCGCCCTGGCCCAACCCCGGCCGCCCGCCGTGGTGCCGGTGACGGCGACGCAGGAGCGCACCATCCGCGTGGAGGGCCAGGGTGAGGTGAAGGTGGCCCCGGACGAGGCCTTCATCGACCTGGCCGTGGAGACCCGGGCCCCCTCGGCCCAGGCGGCGGCCGAGGCGAACGCGAAGAAGATGGACAAGGTGATCACCGCGCTCGTGCAGGCGGGCGTGGCGCGCAAGGACCTGGAGACGCGCAACTACTCGGTGTCCATGGAGTTCGAGCCCCCGGTGCCCGGAGTGGAGGCGCCCAAGCCGCGCGGCTACCAGGTGAACAACACGGTGCAGGTGCACGTGCGCGACCTGACGAAGGTGGGGCCGCTGTTGGACACGGCGCTCAAGGCGGGCGCCAACCGGGTGGACTCGGTGCGCTTTGGCCTGAGCAAGCCGGAGACGGGCCGGGATGGGGCGCTGCGTGACGCGGTGGCGCGGGCGCGGCAGTCGGCGCAGGTGCTGGCGACGGCGCTGGGCGTGAAGCTGGGGCCCGTGCTGGACGCGAGCACCATCTCCGAGCCCGTGCGCCCCATGCCCCTGGCGCGCTTCGCGATGGCCACCGCCGAGAGCGCGGACGTGACGACGCCCATCCAGCCGCAGGAGCAGACGGTGCAGGCGACGGTGACGCTCATCTACGCCATCGAGAAGTAG
- a CDS encoding DUF2267 domain-containing protein translates to MMHTQQTESWSGEGVGTSAESFLARINREVPEYPPTDAAEAVICALCERLPGGLVQEMKEQFPESLRELFQHCWKERSANARKFDKDDFYLDVAEHLQVDAEQVRLVLHVVFASIHSQITERLAQRIAREMPPNVSGTWDAARRAADLPR, encoded by the coding sequence ATGATGCATACCCAGCAGACGGAGTCCTGGTCTGGTGAGGGCGTTGGAACGAGCGCGGAGTCCTTCCTCGCGCGAATCAACCGCGAGGTCCCCGAGTATCCTCCGACCGATGCGGCCGAGGCCGTCATCTGCGCGCTGTGCGAGCGGCTCCCCGGTGGGCTGGTGCAGGAGATGAAGGAGCAGTTCCCCGAGAGCCTGCGCGAACTCTTCCAACATTGTTGGAAGGAGCGGAGCGCGAACGCGCGCAAGTTCGACAAGGATGACTTCTATCTGGATGTCGCCGAGCACCTGCAGGTCGACGCCGAGCAGGTGCGACTCGTGCTGCACGTGGTCTTCGCGTCCATCCACTCGCAAATCACCGAGCGGCTGGCACAGCGGATTGCCCGGGAGATGCCGCCCAACGTGAGCGGGACGTGGGACGCGGCGCGCCGCGCCGCCGATCTGCCCCGCTGA
- a CDS encoding IgA Peptidase M64 has product MNLLLALLLAASPAAAPGPRTFRVDYFHTGNATEERFSLDRLVVEPLPWPGSPSRAIDESNLGKYLFEVRDRDTNHLLYSRGFASIYGEWELTPEAREVNRTFHESLRFAAPDKPVQVLLKKRAKDNSFREVWSLTVDPADPFVDPSTPAPPGTLLKLVDGGAPVDKVDLLILGDGYTEKERPKFEKDARRLVDILFTYSPFKERKRDFNVWGLMPAARQSGISRPSTGIHRDSPVGSTYDAFGSERYVLTFENRRFRDIAAFAPYEFVEILVNGNTYGGGGIFGLYSTVAADSLWSPYVFVHEFGHHFAGLADEYYTSDSAYAPSEERVEPWEKNVTALKDPARLKWKEWVTPGTPLPTPWAKEEYEAHAREVLEQRRRIRAERRPESEMDALFTRQRDWEEAFFRAQPAAKQTGAFEGAMYEARGYYRPQLDCVMFTRDRVPFCSVCQHALSEVIDLYAGPPGKAPASPK; this is encoded by the coding sequence ATGAACCTCCTGCTGGCCCTGCTCCTGGCCGCGAGCCCCGCCGCCGCTCCTGGCCCCCGTACCTTCCGCGTCGACTACTTCCATACCGGCAACGCCACCGAGGAGCGCTTCAGCCTCGATCGACTCGTGGTGGAGCCGCTGCCCTGGCCCGGCAGCCCCTCGCGCGCCATCGACGAGAGCAACCTCGGCAAGTACCTCTTCGAGGTGAGGGACCGGGACACCAACCACCTGCTCTACTCGCGCGGCTTCGCCTCCATCTACGGCGAGTGGGAGCTGACGCCCGAGGCGCGCGAGGTGAACCGCACCTTCCACGAATCGCTGCGCTTCGCCGCGCCGGACAAGCCCGTGCAGGTGCTGCTCAAGAAGCGGGCGAAGGACAACTCCTTCCGCGAGGTGTGGAGCCTGACGGTGGACCCCGCGGATCCCTTCGTCGACCCCTCCACGCCCGCCCCGCCCGGAACACTGCTCAAGCTCGTGGACGGGGGCGCGCCCGTGGACAAGGTCGATCTGCTCATCCTGGGGGATGGCTACACGGAGAAGGAGCGCCCCAAGTTCGAGAAGGACGCGCGGCGGCTCGTGGACATCCTCTTCACGTACTCGCCCTTCAAGGAGCGCAAGCGGGACTTCAACGTCTGGGGGCTGATGCCGGCCGCGCGGCAGTCCGGCATCTCCCGGCCCTCCACGGGCATCCATCGGGACTCGCCCGTGGGCTCCACCTATGACGCCTTCGGCAGCGAGCGCTACGTGCTCACCTTCGAGAACCGGCGCTTCCGGGACATCGCCGCGTTCGCCCCGTACGAGTTCGTGGAGATCCTCGTCAATGGCAACACCTACGGCGGGGGAGGCATCTTCGGCCTCTACAGCACCGTGGCCGCCGACAGCCTCTGGTCCCCCTATGTCTTCGTGCACGAGTTCGGCCACCACTTCGCGGGGCTCGCGGACGAGTACTACACCTCCGACAGCGCCTATGCGCCGAGCGAGGAGCGCGTGGAGCCGTGGGAGAAGAACGTCACGGCCTTGAAGGATCCGGCGCGCCTCAAGTGGAAGGAGTGGGTGACACCCGGCACGCCGCTGCCCACCCCCTGGGCCAAGGAGGAGTACGAGGCGCACGCGCGCGAGGTGCTGGAGCAGCGCCGCCGCATCCGCGCCGAGCGCCGTCCCGAGTCGGAGATGGACGCGCTCTTCACCCGCCAGCGCGATTGGGAGGAGGCCTTCTTCCGCGCCCAGCCCGCCGCGAAGCAGACGGGCGCCTTCGAGGGGGCCATGTACGAGGCCCGAGGCTATTACCGGCCCCAGTTGGATTGCGTGATGTTCACCCGTGACCGGGTGCCCTTCTGCTCCGTGTGCCAGCACGCCCTGTCCGAGGTCATCGACCTGTACGCCGGCCCCCCGGGCAAGGCCCCCGCCTCACCGAAGTAG
- a CDS encoding PEGA domain-containing protein, giving the protein MTFSSRFNPVAVVLALALGGMTQAAPRRAVLASGDCKDAALSSQTKALHDTLSARAGESVLTPTDFAERLFPPPTGSLADIQRQFEAARGQFYEARYTRAAQALGEVLEQVVRLPVGETRWKLFVDTWLLQGMTQRALGRVKESDDAFLNVLRLDAQYQLDPDYYTPSTRQAFDKLRRELARARKVRLSVKSTVLSSEVFLDGRSVGQTPLTLEVPPGTYALTLKKGDAVSFPRQFSVQGEETPVHVDLAYEGAVSATPFPCLATPEEGGEQGLSHAVRLGGTLGVEEVIVVRLEGASNGPKWLAATVLNVEGGQKLREGGFKTRGLDAPTESLSALVDFITTGKEQPSVVVAQPNLQPPWEAPLTPTVSATEPVASGPSATRVVSYVTLGVGVAALAAAGGVRLSAEQEWAELQRGHLNENGRVEADDVTGRQLVGQLSRKGQLLTGLLIGSGAALATGAVLFLVSPSPRSAPAVSVDVTAGPGGAGASLSGTF; this is encoded by the coding sequence ATGACCTTCTCTTCCAGATTCAACCCGGTGGCGGTGGTGCTCGCCCTCGCGCTCGGTGGCATGACGCAGGCGGCGCCACGCCGGGCGGTCCTCGCCAGCGGCGATTGCAAGGACGCCGCGCTCAGCAGCCAGACCAAGGCCCTCCACGACACCCTGTCGGCCCGCGCGGGCGAGAGCGTGCTGACGCCCACGGACTTCGCCGAGCGCCTGTTCCCCCCACCCACCGGAAGCCTCGCGGACATCCAGCGTCAGTTCGAGGCCGCCCGGGGCCAGTTCTACGAGGCGCGCTACACCCGGGCCGCGCAAGCCCTGGGCGAGGTGCTCGAGCAGGTGGTGCGGCTGCCGGTGGGTGAGACGCGCTGGAAGCTGTTCGTCGACACCTGGTTGCTGCAGGGCATGACGCAGCGCGCGCTCGGCCGGGTGAAGGAGAGCGACGACGCCTTCCTCAACGTGCTGCGCCTGGACGCGCAGTACCAGCTCGATCCCGACTACTACACGCCCTCCACCCGGCAGGCCTTCGACAAGTTGCGCCGTGAGCTCGCCCGGGCGCGCAAGGTGCGGCTCTCGGTGAAGTCCACCGTGCTCTCCTCCGAGGTATTCCTCGATGGCCGGAGCGTGGGGCAGACGCCGCTGACGCTGGAGGTGCCACCCGGCACCTATGCGCTCACGCTCAAGAAGGGCGACGCCGTGAGCTTCCCGCGTCAGTTCTCCGTCCAGGGAGAGGAGACGCCAGTGCACGTGGATCTCGCCTACGAGGGCGCCGTGTCGGCCACGCCCTTTCCCTGCCTCGCTACCCCCGAAGAGGGCGGTGAGCAGGGCCTGTCGCACGCGGTGCGGCTGGGCGGCACCCTGGGCGTGGAGGAGGTCATCGTGGTGCGCCTGGAGGGGGCGAGCAACGGACCCAAGTGGCTCGCCGCCACCGTGCTCAACGTGGAAGGCGGGCAGAAGCTGCGCGAGGGTGGCTTCAAGACGCGAGGGCTCGATGCCCCGACCGAGTCGCTCTCCGCACTGGTGGACTTCATCACCACCGGCAAGGAGCAGCCCAGCGTCGTGGTCGCCCAGCCCAATCTCCAGCCGCCCTGGGAGGCTCCGCTCACCCCCACCGTGAGTGCCACGGAGCCCGTGGCCTCCGGCCCGAGCGCCACGCGCGTGGTGTCGTACGTGACGCTGGGCGTGGGTGTGGCGGCCCTGGCGGCGGCGGGCGGGGTGCGCCTGTCCGCGGAGCAGGAGTGGGCGGAGCTGCAACGCGGCCACCTCAACGAGAACGGACGGGTCGAGGCCGATGACGTCACGGGCCGACAGCTCGTGGGCCAGCTCTCGCGCAAGGGCCAGCTGCTGACGGGGCTGCTCATCGGCTCGGGGGCGGCGCTCGCCACGGGCGCGGTGCTCTTCCTCGTGTCGCCGTCGCCCCGCTCTGCTCCCGCGGTGTCGGTGGACGTCACGGCGGGCCCGGGCGGAGCGGGTGCCTCGTTGTCGGGGACGTTCTGA
- a CDS encoding diacylglycerol/lipid kinase family protein, with amino-acid sequence MNLAVMVNLRARRGSEKVGGLVKRLFPRARLALTRSLEDARSWISGTLRQDPPTLLLAGGGDGTITGLINEMRAQGLALPAIGVLPLGTGNAWARVTGAPSASVALRQLARCGERLPPLRPFSLVGLEGRVAPFAGTGWDAEALQDFKDNLAKFPAGPLREANAGLRGYLGALATRTIPRHLLGKADLRAKVFNLGAPALTVDAQGRVIPMPGGETGALLYDGPVGVCGAATTPEFGFGFKAFPFAQAVPHRLSVRVYGVGALEGARNVFKLWRGQHPMPGMHDFFVERLRMDFDRDVPFQMGGDIMGIRRSLEFSLAEESVNLVDWRQLGRLVASA; translated from the coding sequence ATGAATCTCGCCGTGATGGTCAACCTGCGCGCACGCCGCGGCTCCGAGAAGGTCGGCGGTCTGGTGAAGCGCCTCTTTCCTCGCGCCCGCCTGGCGCTCACCCGCTCCCTCGAGGACGCGCGGTCGTGGATCAGCGGCACCCTGCGGCAGGATCCCCCCACGCTGCTGCTGGCCGGAGGAGGGGACGGCACCATCACCGGGCTCATCAACGAGATGCGCGCGCAGGGGCTGGCGCTGCCGGCCATTGGCGTGCTGCCGCTGGGGACGGGCAATGCGTGGGCGCGCGTCACCGGGGCGCCGAGTGCTTCAGTCGCCCTGCGTCAGCTCGCCCGGTGTGGCGAGCGCCTGCCTCCGCTGCGTCCCTTCTCGCTCGTGGGGCTGGAGGGCCGGGTGGCGCCCTTCGCCGGGACGGGGTGGGACGCGGAGGCCCTGCAGGACTTCAAGGACAACCTGGCGAAGTTCCCGGCCGGGCCGTTGCGCGAGGCGAACGCGGGCCTGCGCGGCTACCTGGGCGCCCTGGCCACCCGCACCATTCCCCGGCACCTGCTGGGCAAGGCGGACCTGCGGGCCAAGGTCTTCAACCTGGGGGCTCCCGCGCTCACCGTGGACGCGCAGGGCCGGGTGATTCCCATGCCGGGCGGGGAGACGGGCGCGCTGCTCTACGACGGGCCCGTGGGCGTGTGCGGAGCGGCCACCACGCCCGAGTTCGGCTTCGGCTTCAAGGCCTTCCCCTTCGCCCAGGCCGTGCCCCACCGCCTGTCCGTGCGCGTCTATGGCGTGGGCGCGCTGGAGGGCGCGCGCAACGTGTTCAAGCTGTGGCGCGGTCAGCACCCCATGCCCGGCATGCACGACTTCTTCGTCGAGCGCCTGCGCATGGACTTCGACCGCGACGTGCCCTTCCAGATGGGGGGCGACATCATGGGCATCCGCCGCTCGCTGGAGTTCTCCCTCGCCGAGGAGTCCGTGAACCTCGTGGACTGGCGGCAGTTGGGCCGGCTCGTCGCGAGCGCATGA
- a CDS encoding NUDIX hydrolase, with protein sequence MSHTYEYPRPALTVDCVVFGLDEEDLKVLLIRRDLEPFQGRWALPGGFVRMDESLEDAARRELQEEAGIRPGLLEQLYTFGAPGRDPRDRVVSVAYFALVKLSDHRVHAATDAREAAWFPVWDMPKLAFDHADIAATALQRLKGKVRYQPLGFELLPPKFTLTQLQRLYEKILERELDKRNFRKKLLAMGLLEELDEVEQDVSHRAARLYRFDHKKYKQLEKAGFNFEL encoded by the coding sequence GTGAGCCATACCTACGAGTACCCGCGTCCGGCGTTGACGGTGGACTGCGTGGTGTTCGGCCTGGACGAGGAGGACTTGAAGGTGCTCCTCATCCGCCGGGACCTGGAGCCCTTCCAGGGCCGGTGGGCCCTGCCGGGCGGCTTCGTGCGCATGGACGAGTCGCTCGAGGACGCCGCGCGCCGCGAACTCCAGGAGGAGGCCGGCATCCGCCCAGGCCTCTTGGAGCAGCTCTATACCTTCGGCGCCCCCGGGAGGGATCCGCGCGACCGGGTGGTGAGCGTGGCCTACTTCGCCCTGGTGAAGCTGTCCGACCACCGCGTCCACGCCGCCACCGACGCGCGCGAGGCCGCCTGGTTTCCCGTCTGGGACATGCCCAAGCTCGCCTTCGACCACGCCGACATCGCCGCCACCGCGCTCCAGCGACTCAAGGGCAAGGTGCGCTACCAGCCCCTGGGCTTCGAGCTGCTTCCCCCCAAGTTCACCCTCACTCAGCTCCAGCGCCTGTACGAGAAGATCCTCGAGCGCGAGCTCGACAAGCGCAACTTCCGCAAGAAGCTGCTCGCCATGGGGCTGCTCGAGGAGCTCGACGAGGTGGAGCAGGACGTCTCCCACCGCGCCGCGCGCCTCTACCGCTTCGACCACAAGAAATACAAACAGTTGGAGAAGGCCGGCTTCAACTTCGAGCTGTGA
- a CDS encoding protein phosphatase 2C domain-containing protein — translation MSPLPFELAAATVQGREHARAGRNNQDAFFTRTSPRGLAAAVADGCGSGRQSELGAQLGARRAVEGALALLEEGLAPGSPGFLARLEADLLCFLGGLARELGPSAVGEALLFTLVGAVLTPDEVLVFCAGDGLWALNGEVHPIGPFPGNAPPYLAYGLFKPGTGSLCSLALRPTAEVDSLVLGTDGAADLDGLAGACVPDSDEPVGPLSRLWTEDRYFSHPDALRRRLSLLNRESVRADFTARRLVRVPGLLADDTTLVILRRQRERN, via the coding sequence ATGTCGCCGTTGCCCTTCGAGCTCGCCGCCGCCACCGTCCAGGGTCGGGAACACGCCCGGGCGGGGCGCAACAACCAGGATGCCTTCTTCACCCGGACCAGCCCCCGGGGCCTCGCCGCCGCCGTCGCGGATGGGTGTGGCAGTGGGCGCCAGAGCGAGCTGGGCGCGCAGCTCGGTGCCCGCCGCGCGGTGGAGGGCGCGCTCGCGCTGCTGGAGGAGGGCCTTGCACCCGGCTCGCCCGGCTTCCTCGCGCGGCTGGAGGCGGACCTGCTGTGTTTCCTGGGAGGGCTCGCCCGGGAACTGGGGCCCTCGGCCGTGGGCGAGGCCCTGCTCTTCACGCTCGTGGGCGCCGTGCTCACGCCGGACGAGGTGCTCGTCTTCTGCGCGGGGGATGGGCTCTGGGCCCTCAATGGCGAGGTCCATCCGATCGGCCCCTTTCCCGGGAACGCGCCGCCCTACCTCGCCTATGGCCTGTTCAAACCAGGCACGGGCTCGCTGTGCTCCCTGGCGCTGAGGCCCACGGCGGAGGTGGACTCGCTGGTGCTCGGCACGGACGGGGCCGCGGACCTGGACGGGCTCGCCGGGGCGTGTGTCCCCGACAGTGACGAACCCGTGGGGCCGCTGTCGCGGTTGTGGACCGAGGACCGGTACTTCTCCCATCCAGACGCGCTGCGCCGCCGCTTGTCGCTGCTCAACCGTGAGTCCGTCCGCGCCGACTTCACCGCCCGGCGCCTCGTGCGCGTGCCGGGCCTGCTCGCCGACGACACCACCCTCGTCATCCTGCGCCGCCAGCGGGAGAGGAACTGA
- a CDS encoding head protein produces the protein MNIHELILEVQGLLGRTQRSAQSPEERELFRVATAALMFISETGTVHSFEDYLQFRREAPPYAVASFKTREDADTWLRQHPEPPHGAFVLIADQYHIVMHVREMNHRQLFPHPILEGYLEQIQQAALPAAIPSFETREEAEAWLEEKSEPRQGVLMSIAGQQHIALHHRHLARYSIHPVSNRGPTAQGEEKGSH, from the coding sequence ATGAACATCCATGAACTCATCCTCGAAGTACAAGGTCTCCTCGGACGGACCCAGCGGAGTGCTCAGTCGCCCGAGGAGAGGGAACTCTTCAGGGTTGCCACGGCGGCGCTCATGTTCATTTCGGAGACTGGCACGGTCCACTCTTTCGAGGACTACCTTCAATTCCGCAGGGAGGCCCCTCCTTATGCGGTGGCATCCTTCAAGACCCGAGAAGATGCGGACACATGGCTACGGCAGCACCCCGAACCTCCGCACGGCGCTTTCGTATTGATTGCAGACCAATACCACATCGTCATGCATGTCCGTGAAATGAATCACCGTCAGCTCTTCCCGCATCCCATACTCGAAGGCTACCTTGAGCAGATTCAGCAAGCGGCTCTCCCCGCCGCCATTCCTTCCTTTGAGACCCGCGAAGAAGCGGAGGCTTGGTTGGAGGAGAAGAGCGAGCCGCGCCAGGGAGTTCTCATGAGCATCGCGGGTCAACAACATATTGCACTGCATCACCGCCATCTCGCTCGTTATTCTATACACCCGGTCTCGAACCGGGGCCCCACCGCCCAGGGAGAAGAGAAGGGATCCCACTGA
- a CDS encoding nicotinamidase has protein sequence MKAVSKVQELPLPSFYAPANAGMFAYGPNASRLQSEAGVWRGTHGLAASATDSFNLHLLLIDVQKDFCFPEGSLYVAGRSGRGAIDDNRRIAEFIYKNLGALTNVTTTLDTHFAYQIFFPSFWVDQDDQPLTAHREITREQIERGQVRPNPAMAKWLCGGNYPWLLKQVKYYCEELERAGKYTLYLWPPHCLLGGDGHALAGVVQEARLFHSFVRGAQSWAEVKGGNPFTENYSVLRPEVLTRHDGQPLAQRNTQFLKTLLTADAVVIAGQAASHCVKSSIDDLLGEILAQDAALARKVYLLTDCMSAVTVPDGKGGLAADFTPQADAALQRFADAGMHLVKSTQPLASWPDLRIA, from the coding sequence ATGAAGGCCGTCTCGAAGGTCCAGGAGCTTCCGCTGCCGTCGTTCTACGCGCCCGCCAACGCGGGGATGTTCGCCTACGGCCCCAACGCCTCGCGGCTTCAGTCCGAGGCGGGCGTCTGGCGCGGCACCCATGGTCTCGCTGCCTCCGCCACCGACTCGTTCAACCTGCACCTGCTGCTCATCGACGTGCAGAAGGACTTCTGCTTCCCCGAGGGCTCGCTCTACGTCGCGGGCCGCAGCGGCCGCGGCGCCATCGATGACAACCGCCGCATCGCCGAGTTCATCTACAAGAATCTCGGCGCGCTCACCAACGTCACCACCACGCTCGACACGCACTTCGCCTACCAGATCTTCTTCCCCTCCTTCTGGGTCGACCAGGACGATCAGCCCCTCACCGCCCACCGCGAAATCACCCGCGAGCAGATCGAGCGCGGCCAGGTGCGCCCCAACCCCGCCATGGCCAAGTGGCTCTGCGGCGGCAACTACCCCTGGTTGCTCAAGCAGGTGAAGTACTACTGCGAGGAATTGGAGCGCGCGGGCAAGTACACCCTCTACCTGTGGCCTCCCCACTGCCTGCTCGGCGGTGATGGTCATGCGCTCGCCGGCGTGGTGCAGGAGGCCCGCCTGTTCCACTCGTTCGTCCGCGGCGCCCAGTCCTGGGCCGAGGTCAAGGGCGGCAACCCCTTCACCGAGAACTACTCCGTCCTGCGCCCCGAGGTCCTCACCCGCCACGACGGGCAGCCGCTCGCCCAGCGCAACACCCAGTTCCTCAAGACGCTCCTCACCGCCGACGCCGTCGTCATCGCCGGCCAGGCCGCCAGCCACTGCGTGAAGAGCTCCATCGATGATCTGCTCGGGGAGATCCTCGCCCAGGACGCCGCGCTCGCGCGCAAGGTGTACCTGCTCACCGACTGCATGTCCGCCGTCACCGTCCCCGATGGCAAGGGCGGTCTCGCCGCCGACTTCACCCCCCAGGCCGACGCCGCGCTCCAGCGCTTCGCCGACGCGGGCATGCACCTGGTCAAGTCCACCCAGCCCCTCGCCTCGTGGCCAGATCTGCGCATCGCCTGA